A portion of the Granulosicoccus antarcticus IMCC3135 genome contains these proteins:
- a CDS encoding NADP-dependent oxidoreductase: MSQSKTTNRQIVLAERPKGEPTQNTLKLEENAVPTAGENQMLLRTEYLSLDPYMRGRMSDAPSYAPPVEIGGVMVGGTVAEVVESKLEGFSAGDYVLSFSGWQDYAVSDGTGVTKLGKEFEHRSWALGILGMPGFTAWAGLTKIGAPKAGETIAVAAATGPVGATVGQIGKILGCRVVGIAGGPEKCEYAVKELGFDACIDHKAADFEEQLAKASPDGIDVYFENVGGKVLDAVIPLLNPNARVPLCGLVSQYNATELPEGPDRMNWLMGQILRKKIKVQGFIIFDDFGHLYPEFAKEMSAWVEEGKVKYREEVIDGLENASAAFVGLLKGENFGKRVINVGSN, encoded by the coding sequence ATGTCTCAATCAAAAACTACCAATCGCCAGATCGTACTGGCAGAACGTCCCAAGGGCGAGCCAACGCAGAATACATTGAAGCTGGAGGAGAATGCAGTTCCGACAGCGGGTGAAAACCAGATGTTGCTACGTACTGAATATCTCTCGCTGGACCCCTATATGCGTGGGCGTATGAGTGATGCACCCTCCTATGCACCACCGGTTGAGATTGGTGGTGTGATGGTTGGAGGTACGGTGGCAGAAGTTGTCGAGTCGAAGCTGGAAGGCTTTTCTGCAGGAGACTACGTACTTAGTTTCAGCGGTTGGCAGGATTACGCAGTATCGGACGGCACCGGCGTAACCAAACTGGGAAAAGAGTTTGAACACAGATCATGGGCGCTTGGCATCCTGGGCATGCCCGGATTCACGGCATGGGCTGGTTTGACCAAAATTGGAGCTCCCAAGGCTGGAGAGACCATTGCTGTTGCGGCAGCCACCGGTCCTGTCGGTGCAACCGTAGGGCAGATTGGCAAGATACTGGGTTGCCGTGTGGTTGGAATTGCCGGTGGTCCTGAGAAGTGTGAATACGCCGTGAAAGAGCTTGGTTTTGATGCTTGTATCGATCACAAGGCCGCAGATTTTGAAGAGCAGCTGGCCAAGGCAAGTCCTGATGGTATTGATGTCTACTTTGAAAACGTGGGCGGCAAGGTTCTGGATGCTGTCATCCCGTTGCTCAACCCCAATGCACGTGTACCGTTATGTGGCCTGGTATCTCAATACAATGCAACTGAGCTACCTGAAGGTCCGGATCGTATGAACTGGCTGATGGGTCAGATTCTGCGCAAGAAGATCAAAGTACAAGGTTTCATCATATTCGATGATTTTGGCCATCTTTATCCGGAATTTGCGAAAGAGATGAGTGCTTGGGTCGAGGAAGGCAAGGTCAAGTACCGCGAAGAGGTCATCGACGGTCTTGAGAATGCATCAGCAGCATTTGTCGGCTTGCTCAAAGGTGAAAACTTCGGCAAGCGCGTAATAAACGTCGGTTCTAACTAA
- a CDS encoding acetolactate synthase large subunit, giving the protein MNGAESLVRSLLDADVDVCFANPGTSEMHFVAALDKVGGMRCVLGLFEGVVTGAADGYARMAEKPAVTLLHTGPGLANGIANLHNARKAGVPIVNMVGEHASWHIAHDAPLTSDIAGLAAPVSHWLRTCESAANLASDGADAVAAAGGLPGKIATLIVPANTAWESSTGKAQSDPSPTLTDDQGSTPEEIDPANLQRIAEVLNSGESVAIVIGGAALRSDALKSVARIAKARGASLFCETFKSRMERGAGRVPVDAIPYRLQSATTLLEDFEHIVAIGTKPPIAFFAYPDTRSELYSEKAEAHQLASLFQNVPKALDDLEAILDTTDVIAELQPLELPVRCEDGPLTPGSLANVIARLLPEDAIVVDESVTAGREIFAATQGSHTHDWLEVCGGSIGGGLPLATGAAIAAPDRPVFCFEGDGSAMYTVQSLWTQARESLNITTIILANQSYDILKYELENVQASSGEIALSMMDLTRPSLDWVAMSESMGVAARKVATVAELEEALKHAASTQGPFLIEARL; this is encoded by the coding sequence TTGAACGGTGCCGAAAGCCTTGTCCGCTCGCTACTGGATGCGGATGTTGATGTCTGTTTCGCCAATCCCGGCACGTCTGAAATGCATTTTGTCGCCGCCCTGGATAAGGTCGGTGGCATGCGATGCGTGCTTGGCCTGTTTGAAGGCGTGGTAACAGGTGCAGCCGACGGCTATGCACGCATGGCGGAAAAACCGGCTGTCACCTTGCTGCATACCGGCCCGGGTCTGGCCAACGGCATTGCCAATTTACATAATGCTCGCAAAGCTGGCGTACCCATTGTCAATATGGTGGGCGAACATGCAAGCTGGCATATCGCACACGATGCACCATTAACCTCGGATATCGCAGGTTTGGCAGCTCCGGTTTCGCATTGGCTCAGAACCTGTGAGTCTGCTGCAAACCTGGCTAGTGATGGCGCTGATGCCGTTGCCGCGGCTGGTGGCTTACCGGGAAAAATAGCGACACTGATCGTACCGGCCAATACGGCATGGGAATCGTCAACTGGCAAGGCACAGTCAGATCCTTCTCCGACGCTTACAGATGATCAGGGTTCAACGCCTGAGGAAATTGATCCGGCAAACCTGCAACGCATCGCCGAAGTATTGAACAGCGGGGAGTCCGTTGCGATCGTGATTGGTGGTGCCGCATTGCGTAGCGATGCCTTGAAGTCTGTGGCTCGCATAGCAAAAGCCCGTGGTGCCAGCCTTTTCTGCGAGACTTTCAAATCACGTATGGAACGTGGTGCAGGTCGTGTGCCAGTCGATGCCATTCCATATCGTCTGCAGAGCGCCACCACCTTGCTTGAAGATTTTGAACATATCGTCGCTATTGGCACCAAACCACCCATAGCATTCTTCGCCTATCCTGATACACGCAGCGAGCTCTATTCCGAAAAAGCAGAAGCCCATCAGCTAGCCAGCTTGTTCCAGAATGTCCCTAAGGCACTGGATGATCTGGAAGCCATACTGGACACCACCGACGTTATCGCGGAACTACAGCCTCTTGAGCTTCCGGTACGTTGTGAAGATGGACCACTGACACCCGGCTCTCTAGCCAATGTGATCGCACGACTGCTTCCCGAAGATGCCATTGTTGTGGATGAGTCCGTTACTGCTGGCAGAGAAATCTTTGCTGCCACCCAGGGCTCTCACACTCATGACTGGCTGGAGGTCTGCGGTGGTTCTATTGGCGGCGGCTTACCTCTGGCCACGGGCGCAGCCATTGCAGCCCCTGACCGACCGGTATTCTGCTTCGAAGGCGATGGTAGTGCCATGTACACGGTGCAATCATTGTGGACTCAGGCTCGCGAATCGCTGAACATAACCACCATCATTCTAGCCAATCAAAGCTACGATATTCTCAAGTATGAGTTGGAGAATGTACAGGCCAGCAGTGGTGAAATCGCCCTCAGCATGATGGACTTGACACGCCCCAGCCTTGATTGGGTTGCCATGTCAGAAAGTATGGGCGTTGCTGCTCGCAAGGTTGCAACGGTGGCAGAACTTGAAGAGGCTCTCAAGCATGCTGCCAGCACACAGGGGCCGTTCCTGATTGAGGCACGCCTGTAG
- a CDS encoding PolC-type DNA polymerase III produces the protein MSSDIAYAVVDFETTGLNPQDGDRAIEIGISLFRGGKEVDTFSSLINPQMRIPAFITQLTGISNAMVAGAPGPCEVFQNALDFVGDAQLVAHNASFDRKFWRRELSLVLGLECDREFVCTLMLARRVFQSFPSHRLGEIARVLNIDTGRSHRALDDARVTTIILATMMDRLRRAHPEQLIDASFLQAYQKKARTKLPDLSSIV, from the coding sequence GTGAGCAGCGACATTGCTTATGCGGTAGTCGACTTTGAGACGACAGGGTTGAACCCGCAAGATGGTGATCGTGCTATCGAGATAGGTATATCGTTGTTTCGAGGTGGCAAGGAGGTGGATACATTCTCCTCGCTGATCAACCCTCAGATGCGAATTCCCGCGTTCATTACACAGCTGACTGGTATTTCCAATGCCATGGTAGCTGGTGCGCCAGGCCCATGCGAGGTGTTTCAGAATGCCCTGGACTTTGTCGGCGATGCTCAGCTTGTTGCACACAATGCAAGCTTTGATAGAAAATTCTGGCGCCGGGAGCTCTCTCTGGTGCTAGGGCTTGAATGCGATCGTGAGTTTGTCTGTACCTTGATGCTGGCCCGTCGTGTCTTTCAGTCCTTTCCGAGTCATCGTCTGGGGGAGATAGCCCGCGTATTGAACATTGATACGGGGAGAAGTCACAGGGCACTCGACGATGCACGCGTCACCACTATCATACTGGCCACCATGATGGATCGATTGCGACGCGCCCATCCAGAACAGCTGATTGATGCCTCATTTCTTCAGGCCTATCAGAAGAAGGCAAGAACCAAATTACCTGACTTGTCCAGCATCGTTTGA
- a CDS encoding DUF4440 domain-containing protein produces MPDTQTPEQLQVRQAIDELIQTATSYNVDVLDRIYHDDLQILMIDTEHNVNTANKAMFTELFRSKRDAGDPPMKTWAKFHKIDVEDKNAHVLLSRKNDLNGQNMDLTLSIDMVFESDRWQVMREVIFLRPEQS; encoded by the coding sequence ATGCCCGACACTCAAACTCCAGAGCAACTACAAGTTCGACAAGCCATCGACGAACTGATTCAAACAGCAACCAGCTACAACGTCGATGTACTTGATCGTATCTATCATGATGACCTCCAGATCCTGATGATAGACACCGAGCACAACGTCAATACGGCTAACAAAGCCATGTTCACCGAGCTGTTCAGATCCAAGCGTGACGCAGGCGATCCACCTATGAAAACGTGGGCAAAATTTCACAAGATTGACGTGGAAGACAAGAATGCACACGTATTGCTGTCCCGTAAAAATGATCTGAATGGTCAGAATATGGATTTAACTCTCAGCATAGACATGGTGTTTGAAAGTGATCGATGGCAGGTCATGCGCGAAGTGATCTTCCTGCGCCCCGAACAAAGCTGA
- a CDS encoding TenA family protein, with amino-acid sequence MSLTEELQTSCSATWNAVTQHQFCRELSDGTLADSRMAAYLVQDYTFLDNFVRLAASAIAHAPTLQDSIPLAQFLAVVTGPENTYFHRSFEALAVTEQDWKEPELWPATQGFQAIMTEARLSGSYSRMIAVLVVAEWSYLEWATPFHPAPETLPFYLAEWITLHAGPEFEGLVAYLRGQLEAAWPTLDAEEKEAVTDIFHRTVSLEKAFFDTALTP; translated from the coding sequence ATGTCTCTAACCGAAGAACTGCAAACATCCTGCTCGGCCACCTGGAATGCCGTTACCCAGCATCAATTCTGTCGCGAACTCTCCGATGGAACACTTGCAGATAGCCGCATGGCGGCCTACCTGGTTCAGGACTACACCTTTCTGGATAACTTTGTGCGCCTGGCAGCTTCTGCGATAGCACATGCCCCTACATTACAGGATTCAATCCCACTGGCACAATTTCTGGCAGTCGTGACCGGCCCGGAAAACACCTATTTTCATCGCTCCTTCGAGGCGCTGGCCGTCACTGAACAGGACTGGAAAGAGCCCGAACTGTGGCCCGCCACCCAGGGCTTTCAAGCCATCATGACCGAAGCCAGGCTATCCGGCTCCTACTCACGCATGATCGCGGTTCTGGTCGTTGCAGAATGGAGCTACCTGGAATGGGCAACACCGTTCCACCCTGCCCCGGAAACACTGCCCTTCTACCTTGCAGAATGGATAACCCTGCATGCCGGTCCAGAGTTCGAAGGGCTCGTTGCCTACCTGCGCGGACAGCTGGAAGCAGCATGGCCAACTCTTGATGCTGAGGAAAAAGAGGCCGTTACCGACATTTTCCACCGCACCGTCAGCCTGGAAAAAGCCTTCTTCGACACCGCCCTCACCCCCTGA
- a CDS encoding type 1 glutamine amidotransferase domain-containing protein, producing MKILMVLTSHDQLGDTGNKTGFWLEEFAAPYYVFKNAGAEITLASPKGGQPPIDPSSDDEGSQTDDTRRFKADEAANKHLAATEKLSTVDAAGFDAIFYPGGHGPLWDLAEDADSKQLIETFYTAGKPVGAVCHAPGVFRHTLRADGKPLVSGLRVTGFTNTEEEAVGLTNVVPFLVEDMLKENGGTYEKGADWASFVLRDGNLVTGQNPASSAAAANELLALLK from the coding sequence ATGAAAATTTTAATGGTATTAACTTCGCACGATCAACTCGGCGACACAGGCAATAAAACCGGATTCTGGTTGGAAGAATTTGCTGCTCCCTATTACGTCTTCAAGAATGCTGGAGCAGAGATTACTCTGGCGTCTCCTAAAGGCGGACAGCCACCGATCGATCCGAGCAGTGATGATGAAGGGTCTCAGACAGATGACACGCGTCGTTTCAAAGCGGATGAGGCGGCAAACAAGCACCTTGCTGCAACCGAAAAACTGTCGACCGTCGATGCGGCAGGTTTTGATGCCATCTTCTACCCGGGTGGTCATGGACCTTTGTGGGATCTGGCGGAAGACGCAGATAGCAAGCAGTTGATTGAAACGTTTTACACGGCAGGCAAGCCGGTTGGTGCGGTTTGTCATGCACCAGGGGTATTTCGTCATACGCTTCGTGCTGATGGCAAGCCACTGGTGTCAGGTTTGCGTGTTACCGGCTTTACCAATACAGAAGAAGAGGCTGTTGGCCTGACTAATGTTGTGCCTTTTCTGGTTGAAGATATGCTTAAGGAAAATGGCGGCACTTATGAGAAAGGTGCTGACTGGGCAAGTTTTGTGCTGCGTGATGGCAATCTTGTCACCGGTCAGAATCCGGCCTCGTCTGCAGCAGCAGCCAACGAACTTCTGGCATTGCTGAAATAA
- a CDS encoding peroxiredoxin-like family protein produces MTIEKLLPGNTFPAMQVPNINGGTLSLGSAKAPHDWQLVIVYRGKHCPLCSRFLSELNESLSSFNELGVDVVAVSADSQDKAQAQVEPLQLQFEVGYGLTIEQMQALGLFISHPRSAEEADRPFAEPGAFIVNESGQVQITSISNVPFIRPHLPSLLAGLGFIRDPKNNYPIRGTYID; encoded by the coding sequence ATGACGATTGAAAAACTACTACCTGGCAATACCTTTCCTGCAATGCAAGTACCCAATATCAATGGGGGAACGCTATCTCTAGGATCTGCGAAAGCACCACACGACTGGCAGCTGGTCATTGTCTATCGCGGTAAACATTGCCCTTTATGCAGCAGGTTTCTGAGTGAACTCAATGAATCATTGTCCTCTTTCAACGAATTGGGAGTCGATGTCGTCGCAGTATCAGCTGACTCTCAAGACAAGGCACAAGCGCAAGTCGAGCCTCTTCAACTTCAATTCGAAGTTGGCTACGGGCTCACGATAGAGCAGATGCAAGCACTTGGCCTGTTCATCTCCCACCCACGATCAGCAGAAGAAGCCGATCGACCATTTGCAGAGCCTGGCGCTTTTATCGTCAACGAATCCGGACAAGTACAAATAACGAGCATTTCGAATGTGCCATTCATTCGACCTCACCTTCCTTCCCTGCTTGCCGGTTTGGGCTTCATCCGTGATCCGAAAAACAATTACCCCATACGAGGCACTTACATCGATTAG
- a CDS encoding TetR/AcrR family transcriptional regulator — MNVTKKAGRPKLFDKNEALLAAVNVFWERGYEGASVKNLTEAMGINSPSLYAEFGDKHNLYLQAIDCYANNDACAPLVAIEGIEDIHVAVRAFLDAAINYSTDHDSGAKGCFLVSCVSTSAGHVEGVSELLYEAIAATDARITARFDLEKKKGGLSRQFPSAERARLLFDLRQGLVFRARAGVSAKVLSKDLANLVQLVLADSGK, encoded by the coding sequence ATGAACGTTACAAAAAAGGCAGGCCGGCCCAAATTATTTGACAAGAATGAAGCCCTGCTAGCCGCAGTCAATGTGTTCTGGGAGCGTGGCTATGAGGGGGCTTCAGTCAAAAACCTGACCGAGGCCATGGGGATCAACAGCCCGAGTCTGTATGCAGAGTTCGGCGACAAGCACAATCTGTATCTGCAAGCGATTGATTGTTATGCCAACAATGACGCCTGCGCACCCTTGGTCGCAATTGAAGGGATTGAGGACATACACGTTGCCGTGCGAGCATTCCTGGATGCTGCTATCAACTACTCAACTGATCACGACAGCGGGGCCAAGGGTTGCTTTTTAGTCTCGTGTGTCTCAACGAGCGCAGGCCATGTAGAAGGCGTGTCCGAGCTGCTGTACGAGGCGATCGCGGCGACAGACGCGCGCATTACTGCCCGGTTTGATCTGGAAAAGAAGAAAGGGGGGTTGTCTCGCCAATTTCCATCCGCTGAGCGTGCTCGTCTATTGTTCGATCTACGTCAGGGTCTGGTGTTTCGAGCGCGCGCCGGTGTCAGCGCAAAAGTGCTGTCAAAGGATCTGGCTAACCTGGTTCAACTGGTGCTGGCTGACTCCGGTAAATAA
- a CDS encoding TetR/AcrR family transcriptional regulator codes for MDKRNPDTQTHILSTGRRLTALNGYAGVGLSELLKEAGVPKGSFYHYFQSKEAYGCALLKDFANDYEEKLSNTLNHPGKDGRSRLLAYFAQWRKQQTGDIPEERCLVVKLSAEVAELSPDMSEILEHSVKFIVDRLADTLREGVADGSIGAHKDSAELAGTLYHLWLGASLVAGLSRKNTALTSALRVTKVLIPVV; via the coding sequence ATGGACAAACGCAACCCGGATACTCAAACACATATACTGTCGACAGGCCGTCGCCTGACGGCGTTGAATGGCTATGCTGGCGTGGGCTTGAGCGAATTGCTCAAGGAAGCTGGAGTGCCCAAGGGCTCGTTCTACCATTACTTCCAATCCAAGGAGGCCTATGGTTGTGCCTTGTTGAAAGATTTTGCGAATGACTACGAAGAAAAACTGAGCAATACACTGAACCACCCAGGCAAAGATGGTCGTTCACGTCTGCTTGCCTATTTTGCCCAGTGGCGTAAACAGCAAACCGGCGACATCCCGGAAGAGCGCTGCCTGGTCGTCAAGCTGTCAGCTGAAGTGGCTGAGCTATCACCGGATATGAGTGAAATTCTGGAGCATAGTGTGAAGTTCATTGTTGATCGTCTGGCAGACACACTGCGCGAAGGTGTTGCTGATGGCTCGATAGGCGCCCATAAGGATTCCGCTGAGCTTGCCGGTACCCTCTATCACCTATGGTTGGGTGCAAGCCTGGTCGCTGGGCTTTCTCGAAAAAACACGGCTCTGACATCAGCCCTGCGGGTCACCAAAGTTCTGATTCCAGTGGTTTGA